The Brasilonema sennae CENA114 genome includes a region encoding these proteins:
- the ftsE gene encoding cell division ATP-binding protein FtsE, whose product MLLLTKRKAPEKSVLTQNSETKQQNGNVEFMVQLRSVSKTYANGCHALANIDLEVKKGEFLFVTGASGSGKSTLLKLLYGDELPTQGDVIVNEYNMVPLRGHRLSFFRRRIGVVFQDYKLISRRTVAENVSLALKAQGYTRKEIQRRLEPSLKLVGLHSKAECFPKQLSGGEQQRVGIARAIAGTPPILLADEPTGNLDPENSWQIMQIFQKLNSFGATVIVTTHDEQLVRRCNHRVMQMQNGRLYPRT is encoded by the coding sequence ATGCTACTATTAACCAAGCGAAAAGCTCCTGAAAAATCCGTCCTGACTCAAAACAGCGAAACAAAACAGCAAAATGGTAATGTTGAATTCATGGTGCAATTGCGCTCTGTGTCGAAAACTTATGCCAATGGTTGTCATGCTCTTGCCAATATAGACTTGGAAGTCAAAAAGGGTGAATTTTTGTTTGTCACAGGAGCAAGTGGCTCTGGTAAATCGACGCTTTTAAAGCTGTTGTATGGGGATGAGTTACCAACACAGGGAGATGTGATTGTTAATGAGTACAATATGGTACCTTTGAGGGGCCATCGCTTATCATTTTTTCGCCGACGCATTGGTGTTGTGTTTCAAGACTATAAACTTATTTCTCGGCGGACAGTGGCGGAAAATGTTAGTCTCGCGCTAAAAGCTCAAGGATACACGCGCAAGGAAATTCAAAGGCGTTTAGAACCTAGTTTGAAACTGGTGGGTTTACATTCCAAAGCAGAATGCTTTCCAAAACAGCTTTCGGGTGGAGAGCAACAACGAGTAGGTATTGCACGAGCAATCGCGGGAACACCACCTATTCTTTTAGCAGATGAACCAACTGGAAACCTTGATCCAGAGAATTCCTGGCAAATCATGCAAATTTTCCAAAAGTTAAATTCTTTTGGAGCAACAGTGATAGTGACAACCCATGATGAACAGTTAGTCCGCAGGTGTAATCATCGAGTGATGCAAATGCAAAATGGGC
- a CDS encoding WecB/TagA/CpsF family glycosyltransferase has product MSKLPRKFSVLGLPVHVTTDYPSWLLEGLQQGTGVHVVTLNAEMTMQAERNSSLAKIIQTAELVVPDGAGVVLYLQWLLQQKVQRTPGIELAEKLLQKLGQTQTKAKVFFYGGAPGVAAKASEFWLSQIPDLVVVGTHSGFHSQQEEEQLRQTLVQLQPQVIFVGLGVPRQELWIANNRHLCPQAIWIGVGGSFDIWSGIKTRAPSWLADNNLEWLYRLYKEPWRWRRMLALPEFAFKALIYRFFQVSGVGVTSNL; this is encoded by the coding sequence ATGTCTAAACTGCCTAGAAAGTTTTCAGTCTTGGGGTTACCAGTTCATGTGACAACTGACTATCCAAGCTGGTTGCTAGAAGGTTTGCAGCAGGGTACAGGAGTTCATGTCGTCACTCTGAATGCAGAAATGACCATGCAAGCAGAGCGGAATTCCTCCCTAGCAAAGATCATACAGACTGCTGAGTTAGTGGTTCCAGATGGAGCGGGAGTTGTTCTCTACCTGCAATGGCTATTGCAGCAAAAAGTCCAGAGAACTCCCGGAATTGAATTAGCAGAAAAACTTTTGCAAAAACTTGGACAGACACAGACTAAGGCAAAGGTCTTTTTCTACGGAGGAGCGCCTGGTGTAGCCGCAAAAGCATCAGAGTTTTGGCTCTCTCAAATTCCAGATTTGGTCGTAGTTGGTACTCACTCTGGCTTTCATTCACAACAAGAAGAAGAACAATTGCGACAAACTCTTGTGCAACTACAGCCACAAGTGATTTTTGTTGGTTTAGGAGTTCCACGTCAAGAGTTATGGATTGCTAATAATCGCCATTTGTGTCCTCAAGCAATATGGATTGGTGTTGGAGGGAGTTTTGATATTTGGTCAGGGATAAAAACTCGTGCTCCTAGTTGGCTAGCAGATAACAATTTAGAATGGCTATATCGGCTATATAAAGAACCTTGGCGCTGGCGAAGAATGTTGGCGTTGCCTGAATTTGCCTTTAAAGCCTTAATTTACCGGTTTTTTCAAGTGTCAGGAGTTGGTGTAACGTCAAATTTGTAA